Sequence from the Deltaproteobacteria bacterium genome:
GCTTCGCGAGGGGCTTCGCGTCGAATTGAGGCAGATTCAACAGGAAGTGGGGATAACCTCCATCTTCGTCACCCACGATCAGGAAGAGGCCCTCACTCTGTCTGACAGGGTCATTGTTATGAACGAAGGGGAGATCGTGCAGACGGGGACCCCCTTTGAGGTCTATGAGAACCCACAATCACTCTTTGTGGGCCGATTCCTGGGACAATCCAACCTCTTCGAGTGCAAGGTACTCTCCATTCAGGCAGATGAGGCGGTTGTTCAACTTAAAGGGGGCCTCACCCTCGGAGCGGTTGTTAGAGAAGGGGTTGAAGAGGGCGATACGGTCAAGGTCCTCATCCGTGCCGAACGGATCAGGGTGTCGGAGAAGAGCTCCAGAAAACACCGTGAAGGGGGGATGAACGTTCTCAGGGGAACGATCGAAAACGTCAGCTATCTCGGGAGTAACATATACTACTACCTCCGGCTCGATAATCAAGAGACCCTCCTCGCCATTGAACAGACCGAGGAGATGGCGCCCCATAGCAGAGGAGGTTCGGTCGATTTAGAGATCCGTTTCACGAGTTGTATTATCCTGAAAAGCTGAAAACCTATCTATGTATCGATCGATTGGGAGTAGTTTCTTCCCAGCCCGCCATTCCTGCGGGGGCTCACGCCAGGGAAGAGGGAGGCTCTTGGCGGAAAGAGGTGAAGGCGGGAGCGGGTTTGTATGAGGGCTTTCAAAGAGACGCTGGCAGAGAAGACGGGTGTGCTTGAGCGTCTGACCGACAATAAGCGGTTCGCCCTGGCGATTCAGCTGGGCCCCATCCTTTTTTGGGTGGTCGCCTTCCTGGTTGTACCCATCCTTATCATCCTCTTCTACAGCTTCTGCCTCAGGGGATTTGGGGGAACCATTGAGTACACTTTCTCCCTAAAGAACTATATCCATTTCCTGACGACACCCGTTTACCGGAGGGTTTTGATCAAGTCCCTTGTGATCGGGATAGAAGTCACCGCCGGAACGCTTCTCGTCGCGTACATTCCAGCCTATTACATAGCCACGAGTAAGTCTAGGCACAGGACCCTGCTGATTATCCTGTTGATTGTCCCCTTCTGGACGAGTTTTCTCATCCGCACTTATTCATGGATTCTCATTCTCGGAAGAGAGGGCATCATCAATGTCTACCTCATGAAACTCGGTATCATCTCGCAACCTCTCAAACTTCTTTACAGCGAGTTCGCCGTGGTTCTCGGCCTGG
This genomic interval carries:
- a CDS encoding ABC transporter ATP-binding protein, producing MKDLELRNVTKTFGSFTAVKDLSIEVEEGEFVSFLGPSGCGKTTTLRMIAGFIEPTAGEIFIQGRKVNDLPPYQRDTGMVFQNYALFPHMTVFDNIAFGLRYRKTPKNEIEQRVREMLRLVRLPGLEDRKPSELSGGQQQRIALARALVIKPKVLLLDEPLSNLDAKLREGLRVELRQIQQEVGITSIFVTHDQEEALTLSDRVIVMNEGEIVQTGTPFEVYENPQSLFVGRFLGQSNLFECKVLSIQADEAVVQLKGGLTLGAVVREGVEEGDTVKVLIRAERIRVSEKSSRKHREGGMNVLRGTIENVSYLGSNIYYYLRLDNQETLLAIEQTEEMAPHSRGGSVDLEIRFTSCIILKS
- a CDS encoding ABC transporter permease encodes the protein MRAFKETLAEKTGVLERLTDNKRFALAIQLGPILFWVVAFLVVPILIILFYSFCLRGFGGTIEYTFSLKNYIHFLTTPVYRRVLIKSLVIGIEVTAGTLLVAYIPAYYIATSKSRHRTLLIILLIVPFWTSFLIRTYSWILILGREGIINVYLMKLGIISQPLKLLYSEFAVVLGLVHWVLPFMVLPLFSTIDKIDFNLVDAAKNLGANSLQAFWRVTLPLSMPGIAGGCLLVFVLTVGSYITPALLGGPEDLMITMVITQRFLNLFDWPFGSAASIIYLGLMIVFILMYDRLIGIRRILSA